From Amyelois transitella isolate CPQ chromosome 4, ilAmyTran1.1, whole genome shotgun sequence, one genomic window encodes:
- the LOC132904398 gene encoding uncharacterized protein LOC132904398, with the protein MATTSTGNIARYLRPERFDVEPNICGADLRWTHWRYTFINFLSEELSEFKDESLKLKLLVNHLSPTVYSYIKEYQTYTEAIEALNNIYIKPQNEIHARHSLTIRKQQISESISEYVQALKLLSHNCNFREVSAEEYRNEYIRDAFISGIQSQQIRERLLEHLSLTLDEALNVAISLETAINNTKSYSTPTTLNALNMSKNTIDLVQNRNETKKNYYSQRKCFFCGGNVHQRNKCPAFNSCCQLCSKKGHFAIVCRSRPTINSVETEIENNMSGIIAASPSNLRKATITIFVNDTKADALIDTGSSVSFIDRNLVQAMNLKIKPCHQTITLASLNHVSHVDGICYPTIRLNNCTYKNIPLLIVNNLCSDVIIGHDVLKDHSSVELHFGGKRESLQICNVMQATVPAVSVFTNLSPNIKPIAVRSRRYSTDEETFIRQEIHNLLQDGVIEPSVSPWRAQVIIIGGDHHRRRMVIDYSRTINKYTELDAHPLPSIELVVANVAKYNYFSQIDLKSAYHQIPILEKEKKYTAFEACGNLYQFTRIPFGVTNGVAAFQRTLQFIIESEKLNGTFAYLDDITVCGKTKDDHDKNLERYMMAAEKYSLTLNKDKCTFSSSSINLLGYNVHNNTIKPDSTRLKPLLDLPVSSDGPSLKRTLGLFAHYSKWVQNFSEKVRPLISSKSFPLDETAISSFNSLKSTIAKSCLTAIDNEERFVVETDASEHTIAASLTQNGRPVAFFSRSLSDSERRHSAIEKEAYAIVESLRKWRHYLLGRHFLFITDQQSVSFMLNQNHTSKVKNEKVERWRLELSCYKYDIIYRPGKENFTADALSRISASISTNKLYEIHDALCHPGIVRMAHWVRQKNLPYSINEIRSMVSSCPICSEIKPRFGQTHGHLIKATSCFERLNIDFKGPVPSNTTNRYILTVIDEYSRFPFAYPCKDMTASTVVHCLKDIFYLFGIPQYIHSDRGTSFLSEEVQQFLHSLGIATSRSSPYNPEGNGQIERLNGTLWKSIQLSIRSKSMRIEEWEKVLPFALHSIRSLLCTSTNATPHERMFHHPRRSLNGQSMPTWLLTPGPVLLKRHVRNSKYDPLVDEVELLQPNPMYSYVKLPDGRETVVSNKHLAPLPQLNRESEESADMEPDVQGTINDTVEPDVSNEGRAAESEEPVLRRSSRDRRPPAYLRDYLRGGE; encoded by the coding sequence atggctaCCACTTCCACAGGAAATATCGCACGGTATTTACGTCCAGAACGTTTTGATGTGGAACCTAATATATGTGGAGCTGATCTTCGTTGGACTCACTGGCggtatacttttataaatttcttatcTGAAGAATTATCAGAATTTAAAGACGAAtcactcaaattaaaactctTAGTCAACCATCTTTCGCCAACTgtatattcatatataaaagaataccaaACCTATACTGAAGCTATAGAAgcactaaataatatttacataaaaccacAAAATGAAATACATGCTCGACATTCTCTTACTATaagaaaacaacaaataaGTGAAAGTATTTCAGAATATGTACAAGCACTCAAACTGTTATctcataattgtaattttagagAAGTATCAGCTGAAGAATATAGAAATGAATATATTCGTGACGCATTTATCTCAGGTATTCAATCTCAACAGATACGTGAAAGACTCCTTGAGCATTTATCACTTACTTTAGACGAAGCACTTAATGTAGCAATTTCGCTTGAAACAGCAATAAATAACACGAAATCTTATTCAACTCCAACGACTCTTAATGCTCTCAATATGTCTAAAAACACTATAGACTTAGTACAAAACAGAAATGAaactaagaaaaattattattctcagcgaaaatgttttttctgtGGAGGAAATGTACATCAAAGGAACAAATGTCCTGCTTTTAATTCCTGTTGCCAATTATGTTCTAAGAAAGGTCATTTCGCTATTGTATGTAGAAGTAGACCAACTATAAATTCCGTAGAAACTGAAATTGAGAACAATATGTCTGGAATAATAGCTGCTTCTCCGTCTAATTTACGAAAAGCTACAATTACTATATTTGTCAATGATACAAAAGCTGATGCACTTATTGACACTGGCAGTTCCGTGAGCTTTATTGATCGTAATCTGGTGCAAGCTATGAATCTCAAAATTAAACCATGCCATCAAACGATTACACTAGCATCATTGAATCATGTATCACATGTAGATGGTATCTGCTATCCTACTATTCGACTGAATAACTGTACGTACAAAAACATACCATTACTTATtgtaaataacttatgttcTGATGTAATTATTGGACATGATGTTCTTAAGGATCATTCGTCAGTAGAATTACATTTTGGTGGAAAAAGAGAAAGCCTTCAAATCTGCAATGTCATGCAAGCAACTGTTCCAGCTGTGTctgtttttacaaatttatctcCTAACATAAAACCAATAGCAGTCCGGTCGAGACGCTATAGCACTGATGAAGAAACTTTTATAAGACAAGAGATACATAATCTTTTACAAGATGGAGTGATTGAACCATCTGTATCTCCTTGGAGGGCACAAGTAATAATTATTGGGGGAGATCATCACCGGCGCCGCATGGTTATTGATTATTCGCGAACTATTAACAAATATACAGAACTTGATGCTCATCCACTGCCTAGCATAGAACTGGTAGTTGCTAATGTAgctaaatacaattattttagtcAAATTGATTTGAAAAGTGCTTACCACCAAATTCcaatattagaaaaagaaaaaaagtatacAGCATTCGAAGCATGTGGTAATTTATATCAGTTTACTCGCATTCCATTTGGAGTAACCAATGGCGTAGCTGCTTTTCAACGTACACTGCAATTTATAATAGAGTCAGAGAAACTTAACGGCACATTTGCTTATTTAGATGATATTACCGTATGCGGCAAAACAAAAGACGATCATGACAAAAATTTGGAAAGATATATGATGGCAGCCGAGAAATACAGTTTGACACTTAACAAAGACAAATGTACCTTTTCTTCTAGCTCTATAAATTTACTTGGTTATAATGTTCATAATAACACTATTAAACCAGATTCAACTCGTCTTAAGCCACTTCTTGACTTACCAGTCTCATCAGATGGACCTTCACTGAAAAGAACTCTCGGGCTTTTTGCGCATTATTCAAAATGGGTACAAAATTTTTCTGAAAAGGTAAGGCCTTTAATCTCAAGCAAAAGCTTTCCACTCGATGAAACAGCTATTTCTAGTTTTAATTCTCTTAAATCTACTATTGCTAAGTCATGTTTGACTGCAATAGACAATGAAGAAAGATTCGTCGTTGAAACTGATGCTTCTGAGCATACAATTGCAGCATCTCTTACACAAAATGGAAGACCAGTGGCATTTTTTTCTAGAAGTCTTTCCGATTCAGAACGCCGTCACTCTGCTATTGAAAAAGAAGCTTACGCAATTGTAGAATCTTTACGCAAGTGGCGACACTATCTCTTGGGTCGACATTTTCTTTTCATCACCGATCAACAGTCAGTTTCATTTATGCTGAATCAAAATCATACAAGCAAAGTTAAAAACGAGAAAGTTGAACGATGGCGCCTTGAGTTGTCGTGTTATAAATACGACATTATATATAGACCAGGGAAAGAAAATTTCACTGCTGATGCTTTGTCTAGAATAAGCGCTAGTATATctacaaataaactttatgaaaTACACGATGCTTTGTGCCATCCTGGAATAGTGAGAATGGCACATTGGGTACGTCAAAAGAATCTGCCATATTCGATTAATGAAATAAGATCCATGGTTTCGTCTTGCCCTATTTGTTCAGAAATAAAACCAAGATTTGGTCAGACACACGGCCATCTCATAAAAGCAACTTCGTGTTTTGAACGACTTAATATAGATTTCAAAGGGCCTGTGCCAAGTAACACTACTAATCGTTATATATTAACAGTAATCGACGAATACTCTAGATTTCCCTTCGCTTATCCATGTAAAGATATGACTGCTTCAACTGTTGTTCATTGTCTGAAAGATATCTTTTATCTATTTGgtataccacaatatattcacTCTGACAGAGGAACATCATTTTTATCAGAAGAAGTCCAACAATTTCTTCATTCCCTTGGAATAGCTACTAGCAGAAGCTCTCCCTACAATCCAGAAGGTAACGGACAAATAGAAAGACTAAATGGAACATTATGGAAGAGTATTCAACTAAGCATTCGGTCCAAAAGTATGCGAATCGAAGAATGGGAAAAAGTTTTGCCTTTTGCTCTTCACTCAATACGCTCGTTGTTATGTACAAGTACCAATGCAACCCCTCATGAACGTATGTTTCATCATCCTAGACGATCATTAAATGGACAATCTATGCCAACGTGGTTACTTACTCCAGGACCTGTACTACTTAAACGACACGTAAGAAATTCTAAATATGACCCATTAGTTGATGAAGTGGAATTATTACAACCTAATCCCATGTATTCATATGTCAAGCTTCCTGATGGTCGTGAAACAGTAGTTTCTAATAAACATTTAGCTCCTTTGCCGCAACTTAATCGGGAGAGTGAAGAAAGTGCTGATATGGAGCCGGATGTCCAGGGAACTATAAATGACACTGTGGAACCTGACGTGTCAAATGAAGGACGGGCAGCCGAGTCCGAAGAACCTGTTCTACGCCGTTCCAGTAGAGATCGCAGACCACCAGCTTATTTAAGGGATTATTTAAGGGGGGGAGAATGA
- the LOC106138679 gene encoding ATP-binding cassette sub-family C member 4, with the protein MDKTVNKKNNKYKTYADGTERKRNKPNIFSRIFLWWVCPVLFKGNRRDVEEDDLIVPTKKYDSEKLGDDFERYWQDELRRAELENRPPSLWKVIVRAYWVAYLPSGIFVLISAAARTYQPQMFGQLLTYWSVDSQMSRQSAGLYALAILGLNFLALMCQHHNSLFVMRFSLRIKIACSALLYRKVLRMNQVTLGEVAGGKLVNLLSNDVARFDYAFMFLNNIWVIPIQSAAVLYLLYDAAGYAPFVGLGAAIVLILPLQVTLMKFTSIVRRQVAQRTDRRIKLMNEIINGIQVIKMYAWEIPFQLVVKAVREYEMRALRKAMFIRSSFIGFMLFTERTIMLFTVITLVFAGSMISATTIYPIQQYLSTIQFNVTMILPLAIASLSEMLVSLERIQSVLVMDEVSDTVVKPANGKANNLTFNNKTNPQNGENNVIANKISIIDNFEIETATAKPSNSEYAVEISGVNASWVDDAKPEDATLKNLSLRVRHKKLSAIIGPVGSGKTSVLQLILRELPTRTGCVKVNGTISYASQEPWLYPGTVRENILFGCNYDAAKYKEVSRVCSLQPDFKQFPYGDLSLVGDRGVSLSGGQRARINLARAIYRDADIYLLDDPLSAVDANVGRQLFENCIKGYLAKKTCILVTHQIHYLKAADQLIILNEGSIENMGTYNDLVKSGKEFSSLLANLQEGDEADDDANKKAEKRPSLHRGVSVKSDDNSNEEKEQVLEAEERAKGNLKWEVLASYISCVQSWFMIVFALASLIITQVSATTADYWISYWTNAVDSYINGLPEGTDPDPGWNTQIGTLTTAQFVYIFSGVVAALIIFSQLRIVSFVHMTMRASQNLHNMVFKSLINAVMRFFDTNPGGRILNRFSKDLGGVDELLPRSMLETLQMYLSMTSILVLNALALPWTLIPTLVLIVIFVLLLRWYLNAAQAVKRLEGTTKSPVFGMINSTLAGLSTIRSSNAETRLLRQFDNAQDIHSSAFYTFLGGSTAFGLYLDTLCLVYLAIIMCIFLLIDFDNVIPVGSVGLAVSQSMVLTMMLQMAARFTADFLAQMTSVERVLEYRKLPPELYMDEGPTQPPSQWPTQGGIVFENVTMKYGPEDPPVLRNLNFVINPAWKVGVVGRTGAGKSSLISALFRLTEIEGSIKIDSINTEGVSKKDLRSRISIIPQEPVLFSATVRYNLDPFNNYSDDDIWRALEQVELKDAVPALDFKVSEGGSNFSVGQRQLICLARAVLRSNKILVMDEATANVDPQTDALIQQTIRRQFASCTVLTIAHRLNTIMDSDRVLVMDKGQAVEFDYPYKLLSNPNSVFTFMVNETGENMGKVLYEMAKSKYFNDNPEAR; encoded by the exons atggataaaactgtaaacaaaaagaataataaatataaaacatacgcCGATGGTACCGAGAGAAAGAGAAACAAACCGAACatcttttcaagaatatttCTGTGGTGGGTATGCCCAGTGCTTTTTAAAGGTAATCGAAGAGACGTCGAAGAAGATGATCTTATAGTACCTACTAAGAAATATGATTCTGAAAAGCTGGGAGATGATTTTGAAAG GTACTGGCAAGATGAACTAAGGCGAGCAGAGCTAGAAAATAGACCGCCATCGCTATGGAAAGTTATAGTGAGAGCGTATTGGGTAGCATATCTACCAAGTGGAATCTTTGTACTCATTTCAGCAGCTGCaag GACGTATCAGCCACAGATGTTTGGTCAGCTCTTGACTTACTGGTCCGTGGACTCTCAAATGTCACGGCAAAGCGCTGGTCTCTACGCCCTGGCTATACTGGGGCTAAACTTCCTTGCTCTTATGTGTCAACACCATAACTCTTTATTCGTAATGCGGTTCAGTTTAAGGATCAAAATTGCGTGCTCGGCTCTTCTATACCGtaaa gtGCTTCGGATGAATCAAGTAACTCTTGGTGAAGTCGCGGGTGGGAAACTAGTCAATTTACTTTCCAATGACGTGGCCAGATTTGACTACGCCTTCATGTTTTTGAACAATATATGGGTGATCCCCATACAATCCGCTGCAGTGCTCTATCTGTTATACGATGCCGCTGGGTACGCGCCATTCGTAGGATTAGGGGCTGCAATCGTTTTGATTCTGCCGTTGCAAG taacaCTCATGAAATTCACGTCCATAGTAAGACGTCAAGTAGCACAAAGGACAGACAGGCGAATCAAATTGATGAATGAAATCATAAACGGAATACAG gttattAAAATGTACGCGTGGGAGATACCTTTCCAACTGGTAGTGAAGGCAGTCCGAGAGTACGAAATGCGAGCTTTGAGAAAGGCCATGTTTATTCGGAGCTCTTTTATTGGCTTTATGCTGTTTACAGAGAGGACCATCATGTTGTTCACTGTTATAACACTGGTGTTTGCTGGATCTATGATATCTGCGACTACG ATTTATCCGATTCAACAATACTTGAGCACTATTCAGTTCAACGTTACGATGATATTGCCCCTGGCTATTGCTTCTTTGTCAGAAATGTTGGTCTCACTTGAACGCATTCAAAGCGTTCTAGTTATGG ATGAAGTTTCTGACACCGTTGTTAAACCTGCCAATGGCAAGGCCAATAACCtaacttttaataacaaaacaaacccCCAAAATGGAGAAAATAATGTCATTGCTAATAAAATCTCAATCATTGATAATTTTGAGATAGAAACTG cTACCGCTAAACCTTCAAATAGCGAATACGCCGTGGAAATAAGTGGAGTGAATGCGTCATGGGTAGACGATGCCAAACCTGAGGACGCCACGTTGAAAAATTTGTCTTTGCGGGTGCGCCATAAAAAGCTGAGTGCTATTATAGgtcctgttggctctggcaaG acttCAGTACTCCAACTTATTCTTAGGGAGCTTCCAACTCGCACTGGATGTGTCAAAGTAAATGGTACTATTTCTTATGCTAGTCAAGAGCCATGGCTCTATCCGGGAACCGTACgagaaaacattttgtttggaTGTAACTATGATGCTGCAAAATACAAAGAG GTGAGCCGCGTATGTTCGCTTCAACCAGACTTCAAACAGTTTCCGTATGGTGACCTTTCGTTGGTTGGTGATCGCGGAGTTTCATTATCTGGTGGTCAAAGGGCGAGAATAAATTTAGCCCGGGCTATCTACAGAGAC GCTGACATATATCTATTGGACGACCCGCTGTCCGCGGTAGATGCAAATGTAGGTCGGCAGTTGTTTGAAAACTGTATCAAAGGCTACCTCGCTAAAAAAACATGCATTTTAGTTACACATCAAATACACTATCTCAAGGCAGCCGACCAGCTTATCATTCTGAATGAG gGTAGTATTGAGAATATGGGTACATATAATGATCTTGTTAAGTCAGGTAAAGAATTTTCATCGCTGCTGGCTAACCTTCAAGAGGGTGACGAAGCAGATGATGATGCAAATAAAAAG GCTGAGAAGAGACCATCTTTGCATAGAGGAGTATCAGTGAAGAGTGACGATAATTCAAATGAAGAAAAAGAGCAAGTTTTAGAAGCAGAAGAGAGAGCTAAAGGAAATTTGAAGTGGGAAGTACTTGCCAGTTATATAAGCTGCGTTCAGTCATGGTTCATGATTGTGTTCGCTCTGGCCAGCTTGATTATAACTCAAGTATCAGCCACTACAGCGGATTATTGGATCAGCTACTG GACAAATGCTGTAGACAGTTACATAAATGGCTTACCAGAAGGCACTGACCCAG ATCCTGGCTGGAACACACAAATCGGAACCTTAACAACAGCacaatttgtttatatattttctggaGTGGTCGCAGCGCTTATAATCTTTTCACAATTGCGCATTGTATCTTTCGTACATATGACCATGCGTGCTTCACAAAATTTGCACAACATGGTATTCAAGAGTTTGATTAATGCTGTTATGAGATTTTTTGATACCAATCCCGGtg GTAGAATCCTAAATAGGTTTTCCAAAGACTTGGGTGGAGTCGATGAGTTGTTGCCGAGAAGTATGTTGGAGACCCTACAGATGTACTTGTCTATGACAAGTATTCTAGTACTAAACGCGTTAGCTCTTCCCTGGACATTAATACCGACACTTGTTCTAATTGTTATATTCGTGCTCCTATTACGATGGTACTTAAATGCTGCTCAGGCTGTAAAACGTCTTGAAGGAACAA cAAAGAGTCCTGTGTTTGGGATGATCAATTCCACATTGGCTGGACTCTCGACAATCAGAAGTTCTAATGCTGAAACAAGATTACTGAGACAATTTGATAACGCACAG gataTTCACTCGAGTGCCTTTTACACGTTCTTGGGTGGCTCTACTGCTTTTGGTTTATACTTGGATACGTTGTGTTTGGTATACCTTGCAATCATCATGTGTATCTTCCTGCTCATTGATTTTG ataatgtGATACCCGTTGGTAGTGTGGGTTTAGCTGTCAGCCAGTCCATGGTGCTGACCATGATGCTGCAGATGGCTGCCAGGTTCACTGCAGACTTCCTAGCCCAAATGACCTCAGTGGAGAGGGTGCTCGAATACAGGAAACTGCCCCCGGAGCTCTATATGGATGAAGGAC CTACGCAACCACCTTCTCAGTGGCCCACGCAAGGAGGAATagtttttgaaaatgtaacCATGAAGTACGGTCCTGAAGATCCCCCAGTTTTAAGAAATCTAAACTTCGTCATTAATCCTGCTTGGAAG GTGGGTGTCGTGGGTCGTACCGGTGCAGGCAAGTCGTCTCTGATATCAGCTCTTTTCCGCCTCACCGAAATCGAAGGAAGTATCAAAATAGATTCTATCAACACGGAAGGTGTTTCTAAGAAG GATTTAAGGTCGCGCATATCGATAATACCTCAAGAACCCGTGCTGTTTTCTGCTACGGTTCGCTACAATTTGGACCCTTTCAACAACTACAGCGACGACGACATTTGGCGGGCTTTGGAACAG GTGGAACTAAAGGATGCTGTGCCCGCCCTGGATTTCAAGGTATCTGAAGGTGGCAGCAACTTCTCGGTGGGTCAGCGTCAACTGATTTGCCTGGCGCGAGCAGTACTGCGGTCCAATAAGATTCTTGTCATGGACGAGGCTACGGCCAACGTGGACCCTCA AACTGACGCTCTAATCCAGCAGACCATCCGCCGGCAATTTGCATCTTGCACTGTGCTCACAATAGCACATCGACTGAACACTATCATGGACTCAGACAGAGTTCTCGTCATGGACAAGGGCCAAGCAGTCGAGTTTGACTATCCTTATAAGTTACTCTCTAATCCGAATAGTGTATTCACATTCATGGTCAACGAAACTGGAGAAAACATGGGCAAAGTATTGTACGAAATGGCTAAGTCGAAGTACTTCAATGACAACCCAGAAGCAAGatag